The following proteins are co-located in the Limibacillus sp. genome:
- the phoB gene encoding phosphate regulon transcriptional regulator PhoB, protein MSPLVLIVEDEDALVTLLRYNLEKEGYRSASAGDGDEALVMIKEETPDLILLDWMLPLTSGIEVCRQLRRQPETRDVPVIMLTARGEEGDKVRGLNSGADDYITKPFSPSELMARVRAVLRRAQPALSADVLEFEDLSMDLAAHRVKRGRRNVHLGPTEYRLLRHLLQHPGRVFSREQLLDAVWGHDVYVEPRTVDVHIRRLRKALNDNEDADLIRTVRAAGYALDHPGEAIEP, encoded by the coding sequence ATGAGTCCACTAGTTCTGATCGTCGAGGATGAAGACGCCCTCGTCACCCTGCTGCGCTACAACCTTGAAAAAGAGGGTTACCGCAGCGCCTCCGCCGGCGACGGCGATGAAGCCCTGGTCATGATCAAGGAAGAGACACCGGACCTGATCCTGCTGGACTGGATGCTGCCGCTCACCTCCGGCATCGAGGTCTGCCGCCAGTTGCGCCGTCAGCCGGAGACCCGCGACGTCCCGGTCATCATGCTGACCGCGCGCGGGGAGGAGGGCGACAAGGTGCGGGGCCTCAACAGCGGGGCCGACGACTACATCACCAAGCCCTTCTCGCCCAGCGAACTGATGGCCCGCGTGCGCGCCGTGCTGCGCCGGGCGCAGCCTGCGCTCTCCGCCGACGTGCTGGAATTCGAGGACCTCTCCATGGACCTGGCCGCCCACCGCGTGAAGCGGGGCCGCCGCAACGTCCATCTGGGGCCGACCGAGTACCGACTGCTGCGCCATCTGCTGCAGCATCCGGGCCGGGTCTTCAGCCGCGAACAGCTTCTGGACGCCGTCTGGGGTCACGACGTCTACGTCGAACCGCGTACGGTCGACGTCCATATCCGCCGGCTGCGCAAGGCGCTGAACGACAACGAGGACGCCGATCTGATCCGCACGGTGCGCGCGGCGGGCTACGCCCTCGATCACCCGGGCGAAGCAATCGAACCCTGA